In a genomic window of Wyeomyia smithii strain HCP4-BCI-WySm-NY-G18 chromosome 1, ASM2978416v1, whole genome shotgun sequence:
- the LOC129717004 gene encoding uncharacterized protein LOC129717004, translating into MDDDGGMTECGDGNPFVPPSRYKVPRVKNGAPQESTHRLKQYLEGKADIGIPLYHLIANLESILRKSNEKTVQDRNRSLVVNKIQNFLSRSKRQHNKNPLSQFCCRATKTTKEFLRKNPEVCALESDKGKRMVVIYTKEYDQNMEALLDSPTLLNLKLIDTTTATRLRTYTAICPRIYRQPKAHKAELPLQPVVPNITAPTYALSKYVTNRLQQAFTSKYNISDSFREIYQHHHAPDYVIVSFDFVSLFTNVPQDLIMQTIIYRWPSIKEKTSINLNLFPEMVEFCLKCSYFQFRGKYYLQQTGTAMGSPLSPFLADMVMEDLICNAARKLSFTPPVLKKYVDDLILALPKQETLNTLGIFNDFHPNLQFTMEEDSNGALPYLDTKVIRSAQQTLSKECYSKPIASGCLLNFHSFHPLSMKINVASNFIQRVTSLTTNNPSININRRFSSTSVVTATHLLSSTASSTEQHNRFLNRQRHHPTSARATTLLLKPPTVRCLTYQYSAPFLSASSKRLPSS; encoded by the exons ATTCCTTTGTACCATCTCATTGCCAACCTAGAATCGATTCTGCGCAAGTCTAACGAGAAAACGGTGCAAGATCGCAACAGAAGTTTGGTAGTCAACAAAATACAGAATTTTCTGTCACGGTCCAAACGTCAACACAACAAGAACCCACTAAGCCAATTCTGCTGCAGAGCCACCAAAACCACTAAGGAATTCCTCCGTAAGAACCCAGAAGTGTGCGCATTGGAATCCGACAAAGGAAAACGAATGGTTGTCATTTACACTAAGGAGTACGACCAGAATATGGAAGCTTTATTGGACAGTCCAAC ATTGCTCAACTTGAAGCTAATTGACACAACTACCGCCACCCGCCTTCGCACCTACACAGCTATCTGCCCCCGCATATACAGGCAACCAAAAGCTCACAAAGCTGAGCTGCCTCTTCAGCCTGTTGTTCCCAACATCACTGCTCCCACCTACGCCCTTTCCAAATATGTTACCAACAGATTACAACAAGCATTCACAAGTAAATACAACATTTCCGACAGTTTTCGCGAGATATATCAACATCATCACGCTCCGGACTACGTCATCGTATCATTCGACTTCGTTTCTCTGTTTACGAACGTACCACAAGACCTTATCATGCAAACCATCATATACCGGTGGCCGAGCATAAAGGAAAAAACAAGCATAAATTTGAATCTTTTTCCGGAGATGGTCGAGTTTTGCTTAAAATGTAGCTATTTCCAGTTCAGAGGCAAGTACTACTTGCAACAGACGGGCACTGCCATGGGAAGCCCTTTGTCGCCATTTCTGGCCGATATGGTGATGGAGGACCTTATATGCAACGCAGCCCGAAAACTAAGTTTCACTCCCCCGGTTCTCAAAAAGTATGTAGACGACCTGATACTAGCCCTACCAAAGCAAGAAACATTAAACACTCTTGGCATATTTAACGATTTTCATCCAAATCTCCAATTCACGATGGAAGAAGATAGTAATGGAGCTCTGCCGTATCTGGACACGAAGGTTATCCGTTCAGCACAACAAACACTAAGCAAAGAATGTTATTCCAAGCCCATTGCATCCGGATGTCTGCTAAATTTCCACTCGTTCCATCCGCTTTCAATGAAAATAAACGTCGCTTCTAATTTCATCCAACGAGTAACCAGCCTGACCACCAACAACCCCAGCATAAACATAAACAGACGATTTTCCAGCACCTCCGTCGTAACAGCTACCCATTTGCTCTCATCAACCGCCTCATCAACAGAACAACACAATCGTTTTCTCAACCGACAACGCCACCACCCAACATCTGCCCGCGCGACAACGCTGCTCCTGAAACCACCTACCGTTCGATGTTTAACATACCAGTACTCAGCTCCATTCTTGTCAGCATCCTCAAAAAGATTACCCTCTAGTTAA